A segment of the Candidatus Binatia bacterium genome:
ACGAAACGAACTGAAACCTTGCAAACACCGCTCACGCCCGCGCCCAATCCATTGCAACTCATCGTGAAATAGATCACCAAGTCAGAATGAGCACGCCTAGCCTCGCCCAGCAAAACGCAACTATCGAAGCCCTTCTGGAGAGAGAACAATACGCAGAGGCACTGCCTCCGGCCAAAGACGCCCTCTTTCGCGAGATCACCGAAGGCCCCACCCACGACATCTGCACGGCGTACTTCAATCTCGCCCTCGCCTACCAGCGAACAGGCGAACACCAACTGGCCGAGGCTTGCTACAAACAGGTCCTGAAGCTCGAGGCCGCACTGCTGGGCATCGAGCATGCGAATTACTCGGACACGCTCGATCATCTTGCCAACCTGTATCTGGAAATGGGTCGCTATGCCGACGCCGAGGAGAAATTGCGGCGGATCCAGACCCGGGACAGTTTCGACGCCATGCGAATCTACGCCTTGCTGGGCATCGCCCTGCACAAACAGGGCAAGAAAAAAGAAGCAGACGAGGCCTTCCTGCGATCCGATAGCTCCGCGGGGCACGTCGGACTTCCCTGCAGCCTCTTGCGACACCACACTCGGGGCGCAGGCTGGCCCCCTGCGCGATTCGCCTAGCCTCTCCTGTGACCTCCTACCGCAGCCGCACCATCTTCCCCGCAATCCCCTGGTGGACCCAAGCCGAAAGTTCCTTGCCCGGACAGGCCCGCGACATGATCGAGACGTAGGCCCCCAGCTGGCCACTGAACTCCTCGACCCGCTCCGGGTCCTCACTCAGTCCACCCGGGAAGCTTTTGTGGTCGATCACGACACATTCGTCGGCGGTCTCGAGAACCAGGTCCGCGATGCCCGCAACCACCGTGCCGTCGTCGCGTCGCATCTGCAGCGGAAGTTCCCGATGCCACCGGGCCTCGGGCCAGCGCTCCCGCACAAACTCTACGAGCCGATCTCCCACCTCCAGCAGCGAGTCCACCGAGAGGGTATCGGCCACGCACCAGCGACCCAGAAGGTCACGCGCCAGTTGCTGACGCAGCTCGGTTGCATAGCCGGGACGATCGACCGCGAGAAAACCGTGCAACGCCTCTCCCAGATCACGCATATCCGGGCTTCCGGCCAACGCGATCGCAGAACCCAGAGCCACCTGATCCTTGACCTCGCCCGCCGCGCGGATCTCGGAAGCAGGAATGCGCGCCGGCGAAAAGCTGGCGCGGCCCGCAGCCACGGGTCCACGGCCCGGCCGGGGTTCGGGGCGTTGGGGTGAGCGGATCGCGCCTGTGCGCAGCGGTATTCGAATTGACTGCCCGCCGCCCCAGTTGACCGAGCCTTCGAGAACCTCGCCGCCTTCTTCGCGCGCGCTCGTTTCTGTGGGCTCAGCAAGGGCCGTCGTTGCCAGGTGGCCCAGCATGCCCTTGTCCAGCTTGTCCGCCTCGCTGGCCAGAACCAGACGATCGCGGGCGCGCGTCCACCCGACGTAAAGAACGCGGAGCGCCTCCTTCTCGGCTCTCTCGCGCGCGGCCCTCGCGTCCGGATGATCGTTGGCCTTTTCGTGAAACAGCGAGTTTTTCGTATTCCTGGAATAGGGATTGGGCCAATAGCGCGCACTGCGACCTGCGCGAGGAGAATCCAGGCTCATCGATATCTCCTCATTCCAGGACAGCGACACTCCAAGGATCTGTGGGTCCCTGCTCCAGTCGGTTTCCAGCAGAATCACCACCGGCCACTCAAGGCCTTTCGCCGCATGATAGGTCATCACCGTCACACCGGGGCGATCGACCGGCACGCCTTGCATGTCGCTGCGATCCTTCTCGTCGCGAGAATCCTGCCGAGCAAGATGGTCCAGCAGACCCGGAATCGTCGGAACGCCGCCGCTTGAAATCGTCTCTTCCGCAAATCGGACGCCGTAGGCCCGCAGGGCATCCAGGTTCGCCAATCTCTGCTCGGCGTTACCCCAGGACAGGCACAGCTCGCGCAATTCCAGAATCTCCACAACCCGCTCGATCGCTGCCGGCAATCCCGCGATCGAGGCTTCATCCTGCCGTGCCCGGAGTTCTTCGACAGATTTCGGCAATTGCGCCAGAGCGGCCTGCGCGGCCAAGTCGGCATCGCCAACAGGCGACAGCAGTTCGGACAGCCATTCGTCCGGATCACTGCCCCCCAGCAAGCGCGCCAATTCCGCAAGAGCCAGCGAATCCTTCGGGTCCACCCAGAGTGCGAGCCCCGCCAGTACCACCGCACACTCGTGGGTATCGACCAGCCGCTTGCGCTCGACATTGGCCGGGATCCCGGCGTCTTCGAGGGCATTCGCCACACCCAATGCCTTCTCCCCGCGCCGACAGATGATCGCCACGTCACGAGGCTCCACGGCACGGACCTCCTCAGTCAACGGATCCCGGACCCGAACCTCGTCGTCATCCAGAAGTTGCCGCAATCCGTCGGCGACGGTCGATGGAAAGTCGGCAGCCTTGGCCTTCTCCAGTTGCCAGCGTTCCAGAACCGGGCCCAACCCTGCCGGCTCCTCGGACATGGCTGCGGTAATCCGCACCAGATCCTCGGAGACGCCGTGTGCAGCGAAGGCATCGGCAAAGATCTTCGATGTGCGATCGACCAGATCAGGGCGTGATCTCCAGGATTGATTCAGAGTTTCCGGCAGCGTGTCGCCGAGGATCGCGGCGACGGCTTGATCCAGCAGATCGGGATCCGCCTCGCGAAACCCGTAGATTGACTGCTTCTGATCTCCAACCCAGATGCTGCTTTGTGCCAGCTCGGACCATCGCAGGAAGATTTAGAGCTGAATCGGGCTGGTATCCTGAAACTCATCGACGAGAACCAGATCCACATCGCCTTCCAGAGAGGCGCGAATCTCCGGGTCCGTCAACGCACGCACCGCGTAAGTCTCCTGATCCACGAAGTCCACGACACCCAGTGTCCGTTTGTGCTCGGTATAATCCGCCAGAGCCTGCGCCGCGATTTCGAATACCAAAGTAATCCAGTTCCGAAGATCGTCGTGCAATACCGGATGCGCCCGATGCCGCTCGGCGGCCTCGCAGAGGGCCGCCAGAGGATTTCCGCCTTCGACCTCTTTTTGAACCGCAGTTTTCTCCGCAAAAGAACAAAAATAATTCCATTCCGACCAACGGGTCCCTGATGGCTTGTCAAAACTGTCGGCGATTCCCTGTGCGCGGTCGAGTGCCTTGCTCACATAGCCCGTCGGCTTCTTGAAACCTGCAAAATACTTCCGGGCCGCCTTGAGAGCTTCAAGAAACGTGGATTCGATCTTGGCCTGATCGCCACGTTGTCCCAGCATCGCGAGAACCTCATCCGTGCTTCCCCGTGCCGCAGAACGCAATTTTTCCGCAGAAAAACCGTAGAGCCGCGCACTGTCCACCAGACGCTTGACCGCATGTCCCCAGTCCTCCTCCGGCATTCGGCTCTGAATTTCGGCAAGCTGGCTTTGCTGCTCGGGGCTGGCAGCTTTCGATAGCGCACGGTTCAATTCGCGACCGGCCGCATCCCCTTCCAGAATCTGGAGTCCCGGCGGCAACCCCAACTCCAGCGCGAGATCATCCACCAGCCCCCCGCAAACCGAATGGACAGTCCCGATTCGGGCTGCACCCAGGCGACGGGCCAAATCAAGGCGCCCGGCATCCAGAAGCGACTTGCGAGTCCGCTCGCGCAGTTCGGCTGCCGCCTTGCGGGTAAATGTCGTGACGACCACCGCCTCCGGGCGCGCCTGTCCGCTCAGCAACGCCTCCTTCAGACGTTCGGTGATCGCATAGGTCTTGCCGGTACCTGCGCTCGCAGACACGATTTCAATTGCGCCACTCACGATCCACCCCCCTGCGCGAAGCGACGACCGCAAACGGCGTCCAAATCGCAGTACTGGCAAGGCGGCGATATTTCGAGGCCTCGCTTTTCATCCTTTTTGCTCTGCCAGGAAGGACGGCTTGCAGCGGCCTCATAGCGCGCCACAATTCGACCTCCATCCAAATCTTCCCGAGCCTGCTGCACGGCGTCCTCCACTCTCTCCCATGAATCTTTCGGCGAGGGACCCTCCAGAGCTGCCCCACCGATCGGCATCCCGGGTCCGGGCAGCAATTCCTGCCGAGTGAGTATGAAATAGGCGAAAGGGATTTTGGCGTCACGGCCCGAGGAGAGCATTCGGGAATAGGCAGCAAGTTGATAGGCATCACCGTTCTCAATCTCTTTGCGCCGGCCCGTTGCGCCGCCCCATTTATAATCGACCACTCCCTGCGCGGCACCGACCACCAGGTCAGGCGTGCCTCTGAGAGTCATTCCTGCATCAAAGGGCGTCTCCACTTCGGTCTCGACCGCGAACGGATATGCCCCGGCCTCCCCCATCAGCCGCGTGATTTCGCGGGCACTTTCGACCACGGCGAATCTCGCCGCCGCGAGATCGCGTTCCGCGCCGGGCAGACAGAGGGAGGCTGCCCGCAGCGTTGCCTCACGATCGAAGATCACGCCGGCAAGCAAGGCAGCACGGAAGGCAGCCTCGTCTGGTACCGCCTTTTCGGGTGCGGCCGCTGCCTCGCGCAAAACCTCAGCGAGCACCTCGTGAGCCAATCTACCAAACAGAAGTGGGCCCTCGGGTAGCCGGGTTGGAAAATTCCGCCGGACTCTTCCGACTCTCTCCACGGCCCAGGAAAAACTGCAGCCGAGCAGGCGACCAATTGCACTTGGGGAAATCCGATCCGGCCAATTCACCTCTCTCAACGGATCGATTGTCCAATCCTGACGTGCCCGCGCGGCGCTCCGCAACGAGCGTGTCGGCTGATCGAGATCACCTCGGGGGACGGCTCGCACGATTTTGGCCTCGGTCTCGGAAGAGAGTCGCGCCCCGACGACATCCCATACCGGGTGGGGGGAAGCCTCCGTTCCGTCAACCTCGGTGTGCGGCGCAACCAGCACCAGCTGTTCGGAGGCCATCAGAAGGGGGCGCATGGCGCGATCGAAAGCGGTCGACGTCTGCTGGCCCCGGTCCGGCAAAAGGATCCCTTCGGCGTTCAACGCCTTGATATCGCCGGGCGGAATACCCGCACGGGCCGGCTCCGACCAGGTCGATGCTGTGCACTGCCACCAGACGATTCGACGCACAGGTGCGGTGACGGCACCAGGCTCTCGGACCGAAATGAAACCGGATTCGGCCCGGTTGTCGGCCGGAAGCGAGACTGCGGCGGTCGCCGCCGACAGGAGCCGGCCCAGTTCGGCAGAGGAGAACATGCTGGCTTTCGTCGCGGTCAGTAGTTCCCCAAAAATACGCAACTGACCGAGGAGAGCACCCCAGGCGGGCACACTCGAAGAAATCACGGCACGGAGATTATCAGGTTGCGGAGAATCTTCTTGTGTCGCGTCCAGTTTCTCTCCGCGCTCCATGAATGCGAGCTGGCTTCGTGCCCACCCGGCGATCACGTCGACTCGATTTTCGATTTCCTCGAGCGAACATTCAGAATCGCGTTCCGTGCGGGCGCCAAAGAGAACATCGATCCGTCGCGCGACCCTTTCGCGTCGCGGCTCCGGGATTCCGGCGAGGCCCTGTTCGAGCGCAGTTTTCCAATCGTCACTGCGGGTGGATGGCCACTCACCCAAGGCCCGGGCCAGCCGATGTCTGAGGCCACCGGGAACGGGAGATTGCGGCAGGCTCAACAACTCCAGGGCACGTTGCGGGTCCGCCGGCGCCCAAATCAGAGATAGCGCGAGCGGCAGGATCTGGAGCAGAGGTACGTCGGACGAATCCGACGGAGCACCCACCACAGGAAGGCCGTGTCGTGCCAGCGCCCGATCCAGCGTCGCATCGGCCCCGATGATCAACGTGTGGTCGATTTCTGTCGGACCCAGCGATGCCAACCACGCGGCGATATCGTCTGCCGCGCGCAACGGGCCGTGGGCACGCACCAGTTGAACGCTGCCATCGCCGGCAACGGCAACGTTCCCCGTCCCCTCGCGCACGGCGCTCAGGTCTCCGGTAGCCGCCGCCTTCGCGGGAGTTTCTCGCCGCACACGGGTATGCTCACCCAGCGCGACGAACAATTCCTGCCACAATCCGGGCTGGTCGTCAGTGGGCTCCAGGACCACAACCTCGTCGCATATGGCGCCGACCGATTCCCCCAGGTCACGCAGTCGGTCCAGAACCGCGGCAATGCGATCCGGCCACCCCGGTGCAGCACTATCGGTGACCTGCGCCAGCGCGCCGAGGCGATCGGTGAAGGATTGGCCCTGCCAACCGGCAAGACGCAGGAGATCGCGTTGCTCCAGCAGGCGCCGGGCCGTGGCAAAAAGATCGGCGTCGGCCGAAGCACTCCAGAAGCCCTCGGTGTCCTCCACCATAGCCGCGATTGCGGCCACTCTGGCCGCGGTGGCCGTGGTTCGCCCCCCAAGCCCCAGGTGCAGCTCGAGCAGGGACAAGAGTCCTTGAGGCCCGACCCGGAACTCGCCGACGGAAACGCCGTCCGTCAGGACCGGACCTGGCCAGGTACCTCCATCAAAGGCAGGGTCATATACAACTTTCATCTGCAATCTCCTTGTGACGCGGCTATCACGCTCGAGGCCATTCGTCTGCTCCATTTGATGTGAATCATCCGGATCCCCTTTGTTCCGGACTCGGCTTG
Coding sequences within it:
- a CDS encoding tetratricopeptide repeat protein — encoded protein: MSTPSLAQQNATIEALLEREQYAEALPPAKDALFREITEGPTHDICTAYFNLALAYQRTGEHQLAEACYKQVLKLEAALLGIEHANYSDTLDHLANLYLEMGRYADAEEKLRRIQTRDSFDAMRIYALLGIALHKQGKKKEADEAFLRSDSSAGHVGLPCSLLRHHTRGAGWPPARFA
- a CDS encoding 3'-5' exonuclease — its product is MRITAAMSEEPAGLGPVLERWQLEKAKAADFPSTVADGLRQLLDDDEVRVRDPLTEEVRAVEPRDVAIICRRGEKALGVANALEDAGIPANVERKRLVDTHECAVVLAGLALWVDPKDSLALAELARLLGGSDPDEWLSELLSPVGDADLAAQAALAQLPKSVEELRARQDEASIAGLPAAIERVVEILELRELCLSWGNAEQRLANLDALRAYGVRFAEETISSGGVPTIPGLLDHLARQDSRDEKDRSDMQGVPVDRPGVTVMTYHAAKGLEWPVVILLETDWSRDPQILGVSLSWNEEISMSLDSPRAGRSARYWPNPYSRNTKNSLFHEKANDHPDARAARERAEKEALRVLYVGWTRARDRLVLASEADKLDKGMLGHLATTALAEPTETSAREEGGEVLEGSVNWGGGQSIRIPLRTGAIRSPQRPEPRPGRGPVAAGRASFSPARIPASEIRAAGEVKDQVALGSAIALAGSPDMRDLGEALHGFLAVDRPGYATELRQQLARDLLGRWCVADTLSVDSLLEVGDRLVEFVRERWPEARWHRELPLQMRRDDGTVVAGIADLVLETADECVVIDHKSFPGGLSEDPERVEEFSGQLGAYVSIMSRACPGKELSAWVHQGIAGKMVRLR
- a CDS encoding PD-(D/E)XK nuclease family protein, giving the protein MKVVYDPAFDGGTWPGPVLTDGVSVGEFRVGPQGLLSLLELHLGLGGRTTATAARVAAIAAMVEDTEGFWSASADADLFATARRLLEQRDLLRLAGWQGQSFTDRLGALAQVTDSAAPGWPDRIAAVLDRLRDLGESVGAICDEVVVLEPTDDQPGLWQELFVALGEHTRVRRETPAKAAATGDLSAVREGTGNVAVAGDGSVQLVRAHGPLRAADDIAAWLASLGPTEIDHTLIIGADATLDRALARHGLPVVGAPSDSSDVPLLQILPLALSLIWAPADPQRALELLSLPQSPVPGGLRHRLARALGEWPSTRSDDWKTALEQGLAGIPEPRRERVARRIDVLFGARTERDSECSLEEIENRVDVIAGWARSQLAFMERGEKLDATQEDSPQPDNLRAVISSSVPAWGALLGQLRIFGELLTATKASMFSSAELGRLLSAATAAVSLPADNRAESGFISVREPGAVTAPVRRIVWWQCTASTWSEPARAGIPPGDIKALNAEGILLPDRGQQTSTAFDRAMRPLLMASEQLVLVAPHTEVDGTEASPHPVWDVVGARLSSETEAKIVRAVPRGDLDQPTRSLRSAARARQDWTIDPLREVNWPDRISPSAIGRLLGCSFSWAVERVGRVRRNFPTRLPEGPLLFGRLAHEVLAEVLREAAAAPEKAVPDEAAFRAALLAGVIFDREATLRAASLCLPGAERDLAAARFAVVESAREITRLMGEAGAYPFAVETEVETPFDAGMTLRGTPDLVVGAAQGVVDYKWGGATGRRKEIENGDAYQLAAYSRMLSSGRDAKIPFAYFILTRQELLPGPGMPIGGAALEGPSPKDSWERVEDAVQQAREDLDGGRIVARYEAAASRPSWQSKKDEKRGLEISPPCQYCDLDAVCGRRFAQGGGS